The nucleotide window CAAAGAGCGGAGGGAAGGCGGCGGTGGTGCTGAAGGGGCCGCAGGGGGTGGATCGGGCGAGCTACGCGGGGCCTGGCAGGCTGACGCTGGTGGGCAAGGGGGGGGCGTTGATACTGCCGGGGGCGGGTATTGGTCTGGAGGTGACGGGTGGAGACCTGACCGCGCGCAACTTCACCGTGCAAGGTGCGGGGCAAGCAGGCCTCGTGGTGCGGAGCGGGAGTGCCTTGGAGCTGGCGCAGGCGCAGGTGCTCGACAACAAGGGGGGAGGGATACTGGTGGACGGGGGCAGGCTCGTGGCGCGAAGCAGCACGGTGAGCGGCAACGGACCGGGGCAGTTTGGAGCCACGACGATTTGGGGAGGCCTTCTCTTGAACAACCCCGCGGCGGGCACACGCCTCGAGGGCGTGAGCGTCGTCAACAACAAGACCACGGGCATCTCGTGCTCGGCGGCCGTCGAGGCCACGGGCGTGCTCGCTACAGGCAATCCCGGGGTCGACATCGCTGCTCCCTGCAACTTCTCCAGCTGTGGCGCGGCGGGTCCGCAATGTGGCGCCCCGTGACCGAGGTCGAGGGACAACGTGGGGAACGACACCCTCATCAACGACCGAAGCCCCGTGACGAAGGGCAGCGATGGCACCACACCAGCGTTTCCAGACCCGTGTAAGACGAGCACACCGGCGGGTCCGGTTCCCATTCCGTACCCGAACATCGCCAAGTCAGGCGATCTGGCGAACGGGACGACATCGGTGAGGGTCAACGGGGCGTCGGTGGCGGTGAAGGGGTCGAACCTGTCGACGAGCGCGGGTGACGAGGCGGGGTCAGTGGGCGGGGTGATGTCGTCGAAGACGAAGGGCAAAGCGGAGCCGCTGATGTACTCGTTCAACGTGAAGTTCGAGGGCAAGGGGGTGGTGCGCAACTTCGATCCCTTCCTCAACAACGACAAGAACACGCCGCCGGCGCCCCTGGTTCAAGCGCAGGTGGCGACCATACCGCCCGCCCCGCCGGAGCAGGAGGAGGAGCCAGAGAGGTGTGAGTACTGTGGCAAGAACAAGCACGACTTCGCAGAGCGCTCGGGCACCAACCTGGGCAACGGAGGCGCGCTCGCTCGAAGGATTTTCGGCGACGGAGACAAGGCGGCCCACCCGTGGAATACGGGAGCGTTCTCGCTGCAAGCGCATCACCTCGTCTGCAGCGAGGCCATGGACAGTGACACCTGGTCACGCCTATGCCGGGAGTTCGGCTACGACATCAACCGCAAGGAAAACGGCGTGATGCTGCCGTACCTGATGGAGCTCGCTTGCCAGACAGCGGCGCCGCTGCACCGGAGCAACCACCAGCAAGGGCGTGCCGATGGGTTGCCGTATCCGGACAAGATAAAGGAGCTCATCGAAAAAGTGAGAGAGAGGGCCGAGGCGGGGGAGTTTTGCAGCGACCCTGGGAAGTTGGTCGAGGCGCTTGACAAGATCGCGAATGAAGTTCTCGTGGAGGTATCAGCGTTCAACTACACGATCACGAAAGACGGCGAAGACTACGCCGCTGGGAAGCGAGGGTGCGGGGGCGTGCCCAGTCTAAGTCGCACCAAAGGCCCATGCTGCCCGCACGACCGGCAGCATGGACTTGTGCAGCAGCAAACGAAGTCGACCATTCCGAAGCGAAGCGGGCCCTTGAAGATAGGAACCTGAACCATGGCAAAACCAAACTACTACGTGCTCCAGCGCGCCAACGACGACCGCTATCCCCTGTTTGAGTCTGACGACCCGAACCGAAGGCCGCTGTTTCGTGCGCAATGGGTCACGTTGCCAGCTCCGCTGGTGATTCGCCTGGGGGCACCGGTGCCCGACGACCCTGTGCTGGTCGACTACCACTCGATGCCCCAGCACGTGTTTTCGAGGCGGCTCGCGGACGCGATCTTGGCGCTAGAGCCAGAGAACGTGCAGCTCATCCCGGCGATGTTGCACTTTCGGGACAAGACTTACGAGTACGCCCAGCTTCACGCGGCGGTGGCGGTCAGTGGGGTGCTCGACATGAATCGGAGTCGGTTCTCACCTTCTGGAAGCATCCTCAAGAGCATCTCCTTGCATTACGACCGCATCGCGGAACTTCCGGAGAAGCAGAGGCTACTCATCGCATTGAAGGAGGAGGCTCGCAAGTTCATCTTCCACGAAGACGTCAAGCGCGCCATCGAAGCCACGGGGGGTGTGGGCTTTCGGTTCATCCACGTGGATGACTGGACCGACGGTTCGTCGTTCAAGTAACGGGGAGCGAATCCTTGGCCTTTCGAAAGACTACGGAAAACCGGAACGAACTTGTTGCAGGTTGAGATCGCACCCGATGCTGCCGTCGCATTCCTCTCAATGTTCGACTGGATTCGTCCGTCTGGTCACACAAGGGTGCGGTTCGACAAGAGTTCGTGTATCTGCCCGGCAGCGATCTCAAGACACCCGAGGAAGATCCCGGGCGGCAAGCCCGAGTGACAGCTTCAGTCAGTCGCTGTAACCGATGTGGTCACTCTCTGCAGGGTGTCTTCGTCGGCGACCTCGGTTTTTATCAGTAAATCCGGATGTTTGCGTGTGTCGTCGCCCCGCCTCCCGGCGTGCTGCGCCTGGCATGGCTCTTGAAGAACCGACGGCGTGTACCTTCCCTCCGTCATCACGCTGCTCGTGGCGGCCTCGCCTTGTGCCGTGGCCGCGTTGCCTTTGCCCGCGGACCCTCTGCTCGAAGAGCTCTTGCGGCAGACCCTCGAGACCGTGCCAGAACTCCATCGAGCCCGGCGCGCGGTTGACGTGGAGGAAGCGCGGGTGCCCCAGGCAGGGGCCTTGCCCGACCCCTCCGTGCAGGTGGGCATCCAGAACGATGGCTTTTCCCGCATCGAGGTGGGACGCATGCCCATGAGCTTCGTGCAGCTCATGGCTTCGCAAACGTTTCCCTGGCTTGGCAAGCGAGGCCTGCGGCAAGACGCGGCGGCCCTGGACGTGGCCCTGGCCGCCCAGGCCCACAGGCGGGTGAGGCTGTCCCTCGAGGCCGAGGTGCGTCGGGCCTATCTCGAGCTGCTCTTCGTGCGAGATCGTCTGGCCTTGCTCGACGAGCTGGAGGTGATCTGGGAGAGATCCCTCGGCGTGGCGCGGACGCGCTACGAAGGCGGGGACGGCGCCCAATCCGACGTGTTGCGCGCGCAGCTCGAGAGGACGCGCATCGCTCAACGGCGGCTCATGCTGGTGGCGCGCGAACGAAC belongs to Myxococcales bacterium and includes:
- a CDS encoding right-handed parallel beta-helix repeat-containing protein is translated as MTSNDCGAGTKPICELNACRGCGADSECEAKLGAEPGVCLGTEGGRCAGPADVVYAENVPGKCNAGGPGTVASPYCGLAEAMAAAKSGGKAAVVLKGPQGVDRASYAGPGRLTLVGKGGALILPGAGIGLEVTGGDLTARNFTVQGAGQAGLVVRSGSALELAQAQVLDNKGGGILVDGGRLVARSSTVSGNGPGQFGATTIWGGLLLNNPAAGTRLEGVSVVNNKTTGISCSAAVEATGVLATGNPGVDIAAPCNFSSCGAAGPQCGAP
- a CDS encoding DUF4150 domain-containing protein, with product MGNDTLINDRSPVTKGSDGTTPAFPDPCKTSTPAGPVPIPYPNIAKSGDLANGTTSVRVNGASVAVKGSNLSTSAGDEAGSVGGVMSSKTKGKAEPLMYSFNVKFEGKGVVRNFDPFLNNDKNTPPAPLVQAQVATIPPAPPEQEEEPERCEYCGKNKHDFAERSGTNLGNGGALARRIFGDGDKAAHPWNTGAFSLQAHHLVCSEAMDSDTWSRLCREFGYDINRKENGVMLPYLMELACQTAAPLHRSNHQQGRADGLPYPDKIKELIEKVRERAEAGEFCSDPGKLVEALDKIANEVLVEVSAFNYTITKDGEDYAAGKRGCGGVPSLSRTKGPCCPHDRQHGLVQQQTKSTIPKRSGPLKIGT